In the genome of Hyphobacterium sp. CCMP332, one region contains:
- the bcp gene encoding thioredoxin-dependent thiol peroxidase yields the protein MKVSIGDKAPQFEGIDQNGDPIKLSDFKGKKVVLYFYPKDNTPGCTAESCNLRDHNDDFQSKGYQIIGISSDSPKSHLKFIDKYDLPFPLIADEDKTIHEQFGTWVEKSMYGRKYMGTQRSTFVIDENGVIEDIIEKVKTKDHTAQILK from the coding sequence ATGAAAGTATCAATCGGTGACAAGGCACCTCAGTTTGAAGGAATAGATCAGAATGGTGATCCAATAAAATTAAGCGATTTCAAAGGCAAAAAAGTAGTACTTTACTTTTATCCAAAAGATAATACGCCTGGATGCACCGCTGAATCCTGTAATTTGAGAGATCACAATGACGATTTCCAATCCAAAGGCTATCAGATCATCGGAATAAGTTCAGACAGCCCTAAATCACATCTAAAATTTATAGACAAATACGACCTCCCCTTTCCTCTCATCGCCGATGAGGACAAAACAATTCATGAACAGTTTGGCACATGGGTTGAAAAATCGATGTATGGAAGAAAATACATGGGAACGCAGCGCTCAACATTTGTAATTGATGAAAATGGTGTGATTGAGGATATTATCGAGAAAGTAAAAACTAAAGATCATACGGCTCAGATTTTAAAATAA
- a CDS encoding T9SS type A sorting domain-containing protein codes for MEKFVIFFILFFSQLPSFSQNLEWIGQIGSSNNPNSSARINSIESNDSLIFISGFTSRIADLDPGASIYLGDTNTFKTPTVIGFVTSFDNSGEFKYSVRFNVTREFHMSIDDSSNLFVASVISDWPFISDPVDTVLCIVEHSAGIDSISNICTGQCGDFLQLLKFDQNGNLIYNAEIGNNAPHTYFQIYSLKNTRDNGSIIYGSFSGTIDFDPGNGINLSTGSGNFFLLKLDNNGDFVWFKKFPLGMRTLGLMDHLDDRIAIDNDNNIVIGGFFEDSIDTDPGPGVNYLFARGQYNAFLIKLDSIGNFIWSVNNGTLPQSGWGTIADNHAVNIDDEDNIIASGVFYGETDFDPGPDSAIHISEGQEDVYISKYTPNGELIWVNTYGGSGYDKPYDIDIDHQGSIYSTGVIYSDSLDFDPGINSVPFYSNSQGDAYIVKYTARGNLDWVHKIGSPLEREIGTSVKIHNSDLWIAGLFNDNINFNFIGGNPQILDPSLGRTYIAKYSDIISSINQVVIDQNFSLYPNPSNGKVYFKNSNSNKIVEITIHDLNGQIKYHQKMDQGKIKSMNLQINPGLYIAKILFDSEVTIAKKLLIR; via the coding sequence ATGGAGAAATTTGTCATTTTTTTCATCCTTTTTTTTTCTCAGCTCCCTTCATTTTCTCAAAATCTAGAATGGATAGGCCAAATTGGAAGCAGTAATAATCCCAATTCATCTGCCAGAATCAACTCTATTGAATCCAATGACTCTTTAATTTTCATTTCTGGTTTCACAAGTCGGATTGCAGATCTTGATCCGGGTGCATCAATATATCTGGGTGATACAAATACATTTAAAACCCCCACAGTCATTGGCTTTGTCACTAGTTTTGATAATTCAGGTGAATTTAAATATTCAGTAAGATTCAATGTCACAAGAGAATTCCACATGTCTATTGACGATTCCTCGAATCTATTTGTAGCCTCAGTAATTAGCGATTGGCCATTTATTTCTGATCCAGTCGATACTGTGTTATGTATTGTGGAACATAGTGCCGGAATTGATTCAATTAGTAATATATGCACAGGTCAGTGTGGGGATTTCCTGCAGTTATTAAAATTTGATCAAAATGGTAATTTGATCTATAATGCAGAAATAGGAAATAATGCCCCCCATACTTATTTTCAGATATACTCTTTAAAAAATACTCGGGATAATGGTTCTATTATATATGGTTCCTTTAGTGGAACAATTGACTTTGATCCAGGTAATGGAATAAATTTATCAACCGGTTCAGGGAATTTTTTCCTGCTGAAACTAGACAATAATGGTGATTTTGTTTGGTTTAAAAAGTTTCCTCTTGGTATGAGAACTTTGGGCTTAATGGATCACTTGGATGATAGGATTGCTATTGACAATGACAATAATATTGTGATTGGAGGATTTTTTGAAGATTCAATTGATACCGATCCCGGTCCGGGCGTAAATTATCTCTTTGCAAGAGGACAGTACAATGCTTTTTTAATTAAGCTGGATTCGATTGGGAATTTTATTTGGTCAGTAAATAATGGAACTCTTCCGCAAAGTGGTTGGGGAACAATAGCAGATAATCATGCGGTAAATATTGATGATGAAGACAATATTATTGCTTCAGGGGTTTTTTACGGTGAAACAGATTTTGACCCAGGACCGGATTCTGCAATACACATCAGCGAAGGACAAGAAGATGTTTATATTTCAAAATATACTCCAAATGGAGAGCTAATATGGGTTAACACATATGGAGGATCTGGTTATGACAAGCCATATGATATTGATATTGATCATCAGGGTAGTATATACTCAACAGGGGTTATTTATTCTGATTCCCTCGACTTTGACCCCGGTATTAATTCAGTCCCTTTTTACAGTAATTCACAAGGGGATGCCTACATCGTAAAATACACAGCGCGAGGCAATTTAGATTGGGTTCACAAAATAGGTTCTCCTTTAGAAAGAGAAATCGGGACCTCAGTAAAAATACATAACTCTGATCTCTGGATTGCCGGATTATTCAATGACAATATCAATTTCAACTTTATTGGAGGTAACCCTCAAATATTAGATCCATCATTAGGTCGAACATATATTGCAAAATACAGCGATATAATTAGTTCGATTAATCAAGTTGTAATAGATCAAAATTTCAGTCTTTACCCAAACCCTTCCAATGGAAAGGTTTATTTTAAAAATTCGAATAGTAACAAGATAGTTGAGATCACCATTCATGACTTAAATGGTCAAATAAAATATCATCAAAAAATGGATCAGGGAAAAATCAAAAGTATGAACCTACAAATAAATCCCGGACTCTACATTGCGAAAATTTTATTCGATTCCGAAGTCACAATAGCCAAGAAACTACTAATTAGATAG
- a CDS encoding VWA domain-containing protein → MRLIAFLLVIFFAFTDNFGQRIQEEPPKTTRILFLLDASGSMLARWQGEYRIDIAKRVLGEMVTELDGKPRLETALRVYGHQYPKAEQNCRDTRLEAPFAADNSKTIKEKLIRVKPKGTTPLAFSLEQCGNDFPNDPNSRNIIIIITDGIESCEGDPCAISLMLQRKNIFLKPFIIGIGIAEDYTKDFACLGKFLNAQDPDKFKKILHTAIDQSILPTSVKVEILDQSNRPTETNLPVSFINNFIQTPTKQFVHLLKNGQAEAIDIDPVLSYDLRIETIPPVIKKDINIIGGKENIIQVKAPTGNLKINFKGFNAYKNLKALVKKAGSSEILNIQDVKKEERYLIGKYDVEVLTTPHVKFSNVSIQNKKIKTLNIAAPGILTIIDGGKGFGAIYEMSRDGSEEWVMDIDRQGSYNLQPGVYKLVFRPENAISQKFSVTKTFKITPQGATQIRLY, encoded by the coding sequence ATGAGGCTTATAGCTTTTCTTCTGGTAATATTTTTTGCTTTTACCGATAATTTCGGACAAAGAATACAAGAAGAGCCTCCTAAAACTACCAGAATACTATTTTTACTGGATGCCTCGGGTTCAATGCTCGCCAGATGGCAGGGCGAATATCGCATCGATATTGCCAAAAGGGTTTTAGGCGAAATGGTTACAGAACTCGATGGCAAACCAAGATTGGAAACCGCCTTGAGAGTGTATGGCCATCAATACCCCAAAGCCGAGCAAAATTGCAGAGATACAAGACTTGAAGCACCTTTTGCTGCCGATAATTCAAAAACAATCAAAGAAAAATTGATAAGGGTAAAACCAAAAGGCACGACTCCGCTGGCATTTTCTCTTGAGCAATGCGGAAATGATTTTCCAAATGACCCCAACTCGAGAAATATTATCATCATTATAACAGACGGTATTGAATCCTGTGAAGGCGATCCTTGTGCTATCTCACTGATGCTGCAGAGAAAAAATATATTTCTAAAACCATTTATAATTGGAATAGGCATTGCCGAAGACTATACCAAGGATTTTGCCTGTCTGGGTAAATTTTTAAATGCGCAGGATCCCGACAAATTCAAAAAAATACTACATACAGCCATAGATCAAAGCATTTTACCTACTTCTGTCAAGGTGGAAATTCTGGATCAATCCAATCGACCTACGGAAACTAATTTGCCCGTAAGCTTTATTAATAATTTCATTCAAACTCCTACCAAGCAATTCGTTCATCTTTTAAAGAATGGTCAGGCGGAAGCCATAGACATTGATCCTGTTTTGAGCTATGACCTTAGAATTGAAACCATCCCACCCGTTATTAAAAAAGATATAAATATTATCGGCGGAAAAGAGAATATCATTCAGGTTAAGGCACCAACCGGAAATCTTAAAATAAATTTTAAAGGTTTCAATGCCTATAAAAATCTGAAGGCTCTCGTCAAGAAAGCAGGGAGTTCAGAAATATTGAATATTCAAGATGTAAAAAAAGAAGAACGGTATTTAATCGGAAAGTACGATGTGGAAGTACTGACAACGCCTCATGTGAAATTCAGTAATGTGTCCATTCAAAATAAAAAAATCAAGACTTTAAATATTGCAGCACCGGGAATTCTTACGATCATTGACGGAGGTAAGGGCTTTGGCGCCATTTATGAAATGAGCCGCGATGGCAGCGAAGAATGGGTCATGGATATTGATCGCCAGGGAAGTTATAATTTGCAACCGGGTGTTTACAAATTGGTCTTCAGACCTGAAAATGCAATCAGTCAGAAATTT
- a CDS encoding transketolase: MNPKSKEEITQIQDLASQIRRDIIRMTHGAQSGHPGGSLGCADFFAVMYSSVMNYNKESFNMDGKGEDMFFLSNGHISPVWYSTMAHCTAYFSKSELATFRKINSRLQGHPATEEGLPGIRIASGSLGQGLSVSVGAALSKKLNGDKHYVYTLMGDGEQQEGQIWEAVMFAAHNKLDNLIAFIDWNNRQIDGDVNDIMGLTDLDEKYKSFAWEVITCNGNDIEELLNGIKKAQDLSGKGKPVVVMMKTEMGQGVDFMMGTHKWHGVAPNDKQMDIALSQLNETLGDY, encoded by the coding sequence ATGAACCCAAAGAGCAAAGAAGAAATTACTCAAATACAGGACCTTGCTTCCCAAATTAGAAGAGACATAATAAGAATGACGCATGGCGCACAATCGGGTCATCCGGGTGGATCACTTGGCTGTGCTGATTTTTTTGCGGTTATGTACAGTTCTGTGATGAATTATAACAAAGAGTCATTCAATATGGATGGCAAAGGAGAAGACATGTTCTTTTTATCCAATGGACATATTTCACCGGTCTGGTACAGCACAATGGCTCATTGTACAGCTTATTTCTCAAAAAGTGAGTTAGCTACATTTCGAAAAATCAATTCCCGATTGCAGGGTCATCCTGCTACTGAAGAAGGTTTGCCGGGCATCAGAATTGCTTCGGGTTCTCTGGGTCAGGGATTGTCGGTTTCCGTTGGAGCCGCGCTTTCAAAAAAGCTGAATGGAGATAAACACTATGTTTATACCCTAATGGGAGATGGGGAACAGCAGGAAGGCCAAATATGGGAAGCTGTTATGTTTGCGGCCCATAATAAACTGGATAATCTTATCGCCTTTATAGACTGGAACAACCGTCAGATCGATGGGGATGTCAATGATATAATGGGGCTGACCGATCTGGATGAAAAATACAAATCCTTTGCCTGGGAAGTAATCACTTGTAATGGTAACGATATCGAAGAATTACTGAATGGTATTAAAAAAGCTCAGGATTTATCCGGAAAAGGAAAACCTGTGGTGGTTATGATGAAAACAGAAATGGGCCAGGGCGTTGATTTTATGATGGGAACTCATAAATGGCACGGCGTCGCACCAAATGATAAACAAATGGACATTGCTCTATCACAATTAAATGAGACCTTAGGCGATTATTAA